One stretch of Miscanthus floridulus cultivar M001 chromosome 18, ASM1932011v1, whole genome shotgun sequence DNA includes these proteins:
- the LOC136519864 gene encoding stromal processing peptidase, chloroplastic-like isoform X4 encodes MASAPFPPVAASAASVPPRLAPRHPFAAAAAARRPVLPLRSSAVVAANTLRCTHRRAVSPRSRRRAQGLGAASALAESVWGVGEGKGACLSCFPKSRRGRSGLARFAPCALPHASGLSFRSRLSGSKVRPSHILRAAGPDEPHVASPTWSDTSLDTSDMDHAISKEELEDVLNTPLPEHPKLIRGQLKNGLRYLILPNKVPANRFEAHMEVHVGSIDEEEDEQGIAHMIEHVAFLGSKKREKLLGTGARSNAYTDFHHTVFHIHSPTKTKFVLYFQEYGEDLLPSVLDALNEIAFHPKFSSSRVEKERRAILSELQMMNTIEYRVDCQLLQHLHSENKLSNRFPIGLEEQIHKWDPDKIRRFHERRYYPANATLYLVGEIDDIPRAVREIGAVFEHTHSENEGNLLPSSSPFGAMASLFAPKLPGGFAANLSGEKSPATDKIKPVKRERQAVRPPVEHKWSLPGVAQDAKPPAIFQHELIQSFSINMFCKIPVSKVQTYKDLRSVLMKRIFLSALHFRINTRYKSSNPPFTSVELDHSDSGREGCTVTTLTVTAEPQNWKSAIKVAVHEVRRLKEFGVTMGEMTRYMDALIKDSEQLAMMIDSVPSVDNLDFIMESDALGHTVMDQLQGHESLLAVAETVTLEEVNTVGAEVLEFISDFGKPNAPLPAAIVACVPRMVHVDGVGETEFEIYPEEITEAIKAGLEEPIYPEPELEVPKELITQLELDELKSQHKPSFVPLTKEENAVKVFDSETGIAQRRLSNGISVNYKITQNEARVGVMRLIVGGGRATEDSESKGSVIVGVRTLSEGGCVGNFSREQVELFCVNNLINCSLESNEEFIFMEFRFALRDNGMRAAFQLLHMVLEHNVWLEDAFDRATQLYLSYYRSIPKSLERSTAHKLMLAMLNHDERFVEPSPHSLQKLTLQSVKDAVMNQFVGGNMEVSIVGDFTEEEVESCVLDYLGTVRAASSPNTEERIEKISFRPFPSDVHFQEVYIKDTDERACAYIAGPAPNRWGFATEGNDLFNVIQRSDADAEISEPVNLDLTGKRRIDVRSHPLFFGITLSLLAEIINSRLFTTVRDSMGLTYDVSFELNLFDKLDLGWYVIAVTSTPSKVHKAVDACKGVLRGLHSSRIVERELDRAKRTLLMKHEAETKTNAYWLGLLAHLQSSSVPRKDVSCIKELTTLYESATIEDLYLAYEHLKVDDSSLFACIGIAGAESGEDTNDEEPDMDLHGMAPMGGRGVSTMTRPTT; translated from the exons ATGGCATCGGCCCCCTTCCCGCCCGTCGCGGCGTCGGCGGCCTCCGTGCCGCCGCGCCTGGCCCCGCGCCAccccttcgccgccgccgccgccgcgcgccggcCCGTTCTCCCGCTCCGCTCCTCCGCCGTCGTCGCGGCTAACACCCTCCGCTGCACGCACCGCCGCGCCGTCTCGCCCAG GTCGAGGAGACGCGCACAGGGGCTCGGCGCGGCGTCCGCGTTGGCTGAGTCGGTCTGGGGCGTCGGCGAGGGGAAGGGCGCTTGTCTCTCGTGCTTCCCCAAGAGCAGGCGGGGCAGGTCGGGGCTCGCGAGGTTCGCGCCGTGCGCGCTCCCGCACGCCTCGGGACTATCGTTTCGCAGCCGGTTGAGCGGGTCCAAG GTCAGGCCTAGCCATATATTGCGCGCCGCTGGACCTGATGAACCACATGTTGCAAGTCCAACATGGTCTGACACTTCCCTTGATACATCTGACATGGATCATGCTATTAGTAAGGAGGAGCTTGAAGATGTTCTCAACACTCCGCTTCCTGAGCATCCAAAACTAATTCGTGGCCAATTGAAGAATGGCCTTCGGTATCTTATTTTGCCAAATAAAGTTCCAGCAAACAG GTTTGAGGCTCACATGGAAGTTCACGTTGGATCAattgatgaggaggaggacgagcaGGGAATTGCACATATGATTGAACATGTTGCGTTTCTTGGCAGTAAAAAACGTGAAAAGCTTTTGGGGACCGGTGCGAGGTCTAATGCATATACAGACTTCCACCATACGGTGTTTCATATCCACTCTCCAACTAAAACAAAG TTTGTCCTTTATTTTCAGGAATATGGTGAAGACTTACTCCCTTCTGTGTTGGATGCATTGAATGAG ATAGCTTTTCATCCAAAGTTTTCTTCATCTCGTGTTGAGAAGGAGAGAAGAGCAATTCTTTCTGAGCTCCAGATGATGAACACAATAGAGTATCGCGTTGATTGCCAG TTGTTGCAACATCTGCACTCAGAAAACAAACtgagcaacagatttcctattggACTTGAAGAGCAAATACATAAATGGGACCCAGATAAGATCCGCAGATTTCACGAGCGCCGGTACTATCCTGCTAATGCCACTTTATATCTGGTGGGGGAAATTGATGATATTCCTAGAGCTGTGCGGGAAATAGGG GCTGTATTTGAACACACTCATTCAGAAAATGAAGGAAACCTTTTACCGAGCTCTAGTCCATTTGGTGCTATGGCAAGCCTTTTTGCACCAAAGCTCCCAGGTGGCTTTGCTGCAAACCTATCTGGTGAAAAATCACCTGCCACAGATAAAATAAAGCCTGTAAAAAGGGAAAGACAAGCAGTTAGACCACCTGTAGAGCATAAGTGGTCCCTTCCTGGTGTTGCTCAGGATGCCAAACCCCCAGCAATTTTTCAGCACGAGTTGATTCAGAGTTTCTCTATCAACATGTTCTGCAAG ATACCTGTTAGCAAAGTTCAGACCTACAAGGACCTGCGTAGTGTACTTATGAAAAGGATATTTTTGTCTGCCCTACATTTTCGAATCAATACAAGATACAAG AGCTCAAACCCTCCTTTTACGTCAGTTGAGCTGGACCACAGTGACTCTGGAAGGGAAGGGTGCACGGTCACTACTCTTACAGTAACTGCTGAACCCCAAAATTGGAAAAGTGCAATCAAAGTTGCTGTTCACGAG GTGCGAAGACTGAAAGAATTTGGTGTTACAATGGGAGAAATGACCCGTTACATGGACGCGCTAATAAAAGATAGTGAGCAGTTGGCTATGATGATTGACAGTGTTCCCTCAGTCGACAACTTGGACTTCATCATGGAGAGTGATGCACTTGGCCACACTGTCATGGATCAATTGCAGGGACATGAAAGTTTGCTTGCAGTTGCTGAAACTGTCACCCTTGAAGAG GTCAATACTGTTGGCGCGGAAGTACTGGAATTCATTTCGGATTTTGGAAAACCCAATGCACCCCTTCCTGCTGCTATTGTGGCATGTGTCCCTAGAATGGTGCATGTTGATGGCGTAGGTGAAACTGAATTTGAGATATATCCAGAAGAAATCACAGAGGCCATCAAGGCAGGTCTTGAGGAACCTATTTACCCAGAGCCTGAG CTTGAGGTGCCAAAGGAATTGATCACCCAATTAGAGCTTGATGAACTGAAATCGCAACACAAACCTTCATTTGTTCCTTTAACCAAAGAGGAGAATGCGGTGAAAGTGTTTGACAGTGAAACTGGTATAGCACAACGCCGTCTTTCTAATGGAATTTCCGTCAACTACAAG ATCACACAAAATGAAGCAAGGGTTGGTGTCATGCGGCTCATAGTAGGTGGAGGGAGAGCAACAGAAGATTCTGAATCAAAGGGATCTGTCATTGTTGGTGTTCGTACCCTGAGTGAAGGTGGTTGTGTTGGTAACTTTTCTAGGGAACAG GTTGAACTTTTCTGCGTGAATAATCTTATCAACTGCTCACTGGAATCAAACGAGGAATTCATATTTATGGAATTTAGATTTGCTTTAAGAGACAATGGCATGCGTGCTGCTTTCCAACTCCTCCATATGGTCCTTGAG CATAATGTGTGGCTAGAAGATGCATTCGATAGAGCAACTCAGTTATATCTGTCTTACTATCGCTCTATCCCCAAAAGTTTGGAACGTTCTACAGCTCATAAGCTTATGTTAGCCATGCTAAACCATGATGAAAGGTTTGTAGAGCCGTCACCACATTCGTTGCAGAAGTTGACTCTTCAGTCAGTTAAAGATGCTGTCATGAACCAGTTTGTGGGTGGCAACATGGAG GTCAGCATTGTTGGTGATTTCACTGAGGAAGAAGTAGAATCTTGTGTTCTTGATTATCTTGGGACTGTGAGGGCTGCAAGTTCTCCAAACACAGAGGAGCGTATTGAAAAGATTTCCTTCCGACCGTTTCCATCAGATGTTCATTTCCAGGAA GTATACATAAAGGACACAGATGAGAGAGCCTGTGCGTATATTGCAGGCCCTGCTCCTAACCGTTGGGGATTCGCTACTGAAGGAAATGACCTATTTAATGTTATTCAGAGATCTGATGCTGATG CAGAAATATCCGAACCAGTAAACTTGGATCTAACAGGGAAGAGACGCATCGATGTTCGCAGCCACCCTCTTTTCTTTGGCATCACTTTGAGTCTGCTTGCTGAAATTATCAATTCTAG GTTATTTACTACAGTACGAGATTCAATGGGATTAACATATGATGTTTCTTTTGAATTAAACCTTTTTGACAAATTGGATCTTGGTTGGTATGTGATCGCGGTCACTTCAACTCCAAGCAAG GTCCATAAAGCTGTTGATGCTTGCAAAGGTGTTCTGAGAGGATTACATAGTAGCCGAATTGTGGAAAGGGAGCTCGACCGG GCAAAGAGGACGCTGTTGATGAAACATGAGGCTGAGACGAAGACAAATGCCTACTGGCTTGGTTTGCTAGCCCATCTACAGTCTTCGTCTGTACCAAGAAAG GATGTATCATGCATCAAGGAATTGACGACGTTATATGAAAGTGCCACGATTGAGGATCTGTATCTTGCATATGAGCATCTGAAAGTTGACGATTCTTCTTTGTTTGCATGCATTGGGATTGCTGGCGCTGAATCCGGTGAAGATACAAATG ATGAGGAGCCTGATATGGATCTTCATGGCATGGCTCCCATGGGAGGCCGGGGGGTTTCAACAATGACCAGACCAACCACATGA
- the LOC136519864 gene encoding stromal processing peptidase, chloroplastic-like isoform X1, producing MASAPFPPVAASAASVPPRLAPRHPFAAAAAARRPVLPLRSSAVVAANTLRCTHRRAVSPRSRRRAQGLGAASALAESVWGVGEGKGACLSCFPKSRRGRSGLARFAPCALPHASGLSFRSRLSGSKVRPSHILRAAGPDEPHVASPTWSDTSLDTSDMDHAISKEELEDVLNTPLPEHPKLIRGQLKNGLRYLILPNKVPANRFEAHMEVHVGSIDEEEDEQGIAHMIEHVAFLGSKKREKLLGTGARSNAYTDFHHTVFHIHSPTKTKFVLYFQEYGEDLLPSVLDALNEIAFHPKFSSSRVEKERRAILSELQMMNTIEYRVDCQLLQHLHSENKLSNRFPIGLEEQIHKWDPDKIRRFHERRYYPANATLYLVGEIDDIPRAVREIGAVFEHTHSENEGNLLPSSSPFGAMASLFAPKLPGGFAANLSGEKSPATDKIKPVKRERQAVRPPVEHKWSLPGVAQDAKPPAIFQHELIQSFSINMFCKIPVSKVQTYKDLRSVLMKRIFLSALHFRINTRYKSSNPPFTSVELDHSDSGREGCTVTTLTVTAEPQNWKSAIKVAVHEQHFFVLFQVRRLKEFGVTMGEMTRYMDALIKDSEQLAMMIDSVPSVDNLDFIMESDALGHTVMDQLQGHESLLAVAETVTLEEVNTVGAEVLEFISDFGKPNAPLPAAIVACVPRMVHVDGVGETEFEIYPEEITEAIKAGLEEPIYPEPELEVPKELITQLELDELKSQHKPSFVPLTKEENAVKVFDSETGIAQRRLSNGISVNYKITQNEARVGVMRLIVGGGRATEDSESKGSVIVGVRTLSEGGCVGNFSREQVELFCVNNLINCSLESNEEFIFMEFRFALRDNGMRAAFQLLHMVLEHNVWLEDAFDRATQLYLSYYRSIPKSLERSTAHKLMLAMLNHDERFVEPSPHSLQKLTLQSVKDAVMNQFVGGNMEVSIVGDFTEEEVESCVLDYLGTVRAASSPNTEERIEKISFRPFPSDVHFQEVYIKDTDERACAYIAGPAPNRWGFATEGNDLFNVIQRSDADAEISEPVNLDLTGKRRIDVRSHPLFFGITLSLLAEIINSRLFTTVRDSMGLTYDVSFELNLFDKLDLGWYVIAVTSTPSKVHKAVDACKGVLRGLHSSRIVERELDRAKRTLLMKHEAETKTNAYWLGLLAHLQSSSVPRKDVSCIKELTTLYESATIEDLYLAYEHLKVDDSSLFACIGIAGAESGEDTNDEEPDMDLHGMAPMGGRGVSTMTRPTT from the exons ATGGCATCGGCCCCCTTCCCGCCCGTCGCGGCGTCGGCGGCCTCCGTGCCGCCGCGCCTGGCCCCGCGCCAccccttcgccgccgccgccgccgcgcgccggcCCGTTCTCCCGCTCCGCTCCTCCGCCGTCGTCGCGGCTAACACCCTCCGCTGCACGCACCGCCGCGCCGTCTCGCCCAG GTCGAGGAGACGCGCACAGGGGCTCGGCGCGGCGTCCGCGTTGGCTGAGTCGGTCTGGGGCGTCGGCGAGGGGAAGGGCGCTTGTCTCTCGTGCTTCCCCAAGAGCAGGCGGGGCAGGTCGGGGCTCGCGAGGTTCGCGCCGTGCGCGCTCCCGCACGCCTCGGGACTATCGTTTCGCAGCCGGTTGAGCGGGTCCAAG GTCAGGCCTAGCCATATATTGCGCGCCGCTGGACCTGATGAACCACATGTTGCAAGTCCAACATGGTCTGACACTTCCCTTGATACATCTGACATGGATCATGCTATTAGTAAGGAGGAGCTTGAAGATGTTCTCAACACTCCGCTTCCTGAGCATCCAAAACTAATTCGTGGCCAATTGAAGAATGGCCTTCGGTATCTTATTTTGCCAAATAAAGTTCCAGCAAACAG GTTTGAGGCTCACATGGAAGTTCACGTTGGATCAattgatgaggaggaggacgagcaGGGAATTGCACATATGATTGAACATGTTGCGTTTCTTGGCAGTAAAAAACGTGAAAAGCTTTTGGGGACCGGTGCGAGGTCTAATGCATATACAGACTTCCACCATACGGTGTTTCATATCCACTCTCCAACTAAAACAAAG TTTGTCCTTTATTTTCAGGAATATGGTGAAGACTTACTCCCTTCTGTGTTGGATGCATTGAATGAG ATAGCTTTTCATCCAAAGTTTTCTTCATCTCGTGTTGAGAAGGAGAGAAGAGCAATTCTTTCTGAGCTCCAGATGATGAACACAATAGAGTATCGCGTTGATTGCCAG TTGTTGCAACATCTGCACTCAGAAAACAAACtgagcaacagatttcctattggACTTGAAGAGCAAATACATAAATGGGACCCAGATAAGATCCGCAGATTTCACGAGCGCCGGTACTATCCTGCTAATGCCACTTTATATCTGGTGGGGGAAATTGATGATATTCCTAGAGCTGTGCGGGAAATAGGG GCTGTATTTGAACACACTCATTCAGAAAATGAAGGAAACCTTTTACCGAGCTCTAGTCCATTTGGTGCTATGGCAAGCCTTTTTGCACCAAAGCTCCCAGGTGGCTTTGCTGCAAACCTATCTGGTGAAAAATCACCTGCCACAGATAAAATAAAGCCTGTAAAAAGGGAAAGACAAGCAGTTAGACCACCTGTAGAGCATAAGTGGTCCCTTCCTGGTGTTGCTCAGGATGCCAAACCCCCAGCAATTTTTCAGCACGAGTTGATTCAGAGTTTCTCTATCAACATGTTCTGCAAG ATACCTGTTAGCAAAGTTCAGACCTACAAGGACCTGCGTAGTGTACTTATGAAAAGGATATTTTTGTCTGCCCTACATTTTCGAATCAATACAAGATACAAG AGCTCAAACCCTCCTTTTACGTCAGTTGAGCTGGACCACAGTGACTCTGGAAGGGAAGGGTGCACGGTCACTACTCTTACAGTAACTGCTGAACCCCAAAATTGGAAAAGTGCAATCAAAGTTGCTGTTCACGAG CAACATTTCTTTGTGCTATTTCAGGTGCGAAGACTGAAAGAATTTGGTGTTACAATGGGAGAAATGACCCGTTACATGGACGCGCTAATAAAAGATAGTGAGCAGTTGGCTATGATGATTGACAGTGTTCCCTCAGTCGACAACTTGGACTTCATCATGGAGAGTGATGCACTTGGCCACACTGTCATGGATCAATTGCAGGGACATGAAAGTTTGCTTGCAGTTGCTGAAACTGTCACCCTTGAAGAG GTCAATACTGTTGGCGCGGAAGTACTGGAATTCATTTCGGATTTTGGAAAACCCAATGCACCCCTTCCTGCTGCTATTGTGGCATGTGTCCCTAGAATGGTGCATGTTGATGGCGTAGGTGAAACTGAATTTGAGATATATCCAGAAGAAATCACAGAGGCCATCAAGGCAGGTCTTGAGGAACCTATTTACCCAGAGCCTGAG CTTGAGGTGCCAAAGGAATTGATCACCCAATTAGAGCTTGATGAACTGAAATCGCAACACAAACCTTCATTTGTTCCTTTAACCAAAGAGGAGAATGCGGTGAAAGTGTTTGACAGTGAAACTGGTATAGCACAACGCCGTCTTTCTAATGGAATTTCCGTCAACTACAAG ATCACACAAAATGAAGCAAGGGTTGGTGTCATGCGGCTCATAGTAGGTGGAGGGAGAGCAACAGAAGATTCTGAATCAAAGGGATCTGTCATTGTTGGTGTTCGTACCCTGAGTGAAGGTGGTTGTGTTGGTAACTTTTCTAGGGAACAG GTTGAACTTTTCTGCGTGAATAATCTTATCAACTGCTCACTGGAATCAAACGAGGAATTCATATTTATGGAATTTAGATTTGCTTTAAGAGACAATGGCATGCGTGCTGCTTTCCAACTCCTCCATATGGTCCTTGAG CATAATGTGTGGCTAGAAGATGCATTCGATAGAGCAACTCAGTTATATCTGTCTTACTATCGCTCTATCCCCAAAAGTTTGGAACGTTCTACAGCTCATAAGCTTATGTTAGCCATGCTAAACCATGATGAAAGGTTTGTAGAGCCGTCACCACATTCGTTGCAGAAGTTGACTCTTCAGTCAGTTAAAGATGCTGTCATGAACCAGTTTGTGGGTGGCAACATGGAG GTCAGCATTGTTGGTGATTTCACTGAGGAAGAAGTAGAATCTTGTGTTCTTGATTATCTTGGGACTGTGAGGGCTGCAAGTTCTCCAAACACAGAGGAGCGTATTGAAAAGATTTCCTTCCGACCGTTTCCATCAGATGTTCATTTCCAGGAA GTATACATAAAGGACACAGATGAGAGAGCCTGTGCGTATATTGCAGGCCCTGCTCCTAACCGTTGGGGATTCGCTACTGAAGGAAATGACCTATTTAATGTTATTCAGAGATCTGATGCTGATG CAGAAATATCCGAACCAGTAAACTTGGATCTAACAGGGAAGAGACGCATCGATGTTCGCAGCCACCCTCTTTTCTTTGGCATCACTTTGAGTCTGCTTGCTGAAATTATCAATTCTAG GTTATTTACTACAGTACGAGATTCAATGGGATTAACATATGATGTTTCTTTTGAATTAAACCTTTTTGACAAATTGGATCTTGGTTGGTATGTGATCGCGGTCACTTCAACTCCAAGCAAG GTCCATAAAGCTGTTGATGCTTGCAAAGGTGTTCTGAGAGGATTACATAGTAGCCGAATTGTGGAAAGGGAGCTCGACCGG GCAAAGAGGACGCTGTTGATGAAACATGAGGCTGAGACGAAGACAAATGCCTACTGGCTTGGTTTGCTAGCCCATCTACAGTCTTCGTCTGTACCAAGAAAG GATGTATCATGCATCAAGGAATTGACGACGTTATATGAAAGTGCCACGATTGAGGATCTGTATCTTGCATATGAGCATCTGAAAGTTGACGATTCTTCTTTGTTTGCATGCATTGGGATTGCTGGCGCTGAATCCGGTGAAGATACAAATG ATGAGGAGCCTGATATGGATCTTCATGGCATGGCTCCCATGGGAGGCCGGGGGGTTTCAACAATGACCAGACCAACCACATGA